A stretch of DNA from Ewingella sp. CoE-038-23:
GGCAGAAAGCCTAAAATAACGTCGTAAGTCATGGGTGGGGAAGGTAAGACGCCTACTTTTAATGCGTATTGGACAAAGAGCAATCAAACGCAACTTTTCCAATAAAAAGCACTAGACAGGGTGGCATTAAAACCGTAGTATCCCCACCCGCAACGGCGCTAAGCGCCCGTAGCTCAGCTGGATAGAGCGCTGCCCTCCGGAGGCAGAGGTCTCAGGTTCGAATCCTGTCGGGCGCACCATTAAGTTTGCGCTAGAGTTGCGGTGGTACTGTTTGATGTTGAACAGTTCACGTGTGGAAGAGTTTGAAATGGTGGCTATAGCTCAGTTGGTAGAGCCCTGGATTGTGATTCCAGTTGTCGTGGGTTCGAGTCCCATTAGCCACCCCAAATTTTTTAAATGATTTTGTGAATGTGACATGCGATGGTGGCGGAATTGGTAGACGCGCTAGCTTCAGGTGTTAGTGTCCTTAGGATGTGAGGGTTCGAGTCCCTCCCTTCGCACCACACACAAAACGCATTTAAATGATGCTGTTAGCATTAAAAAGTAGTAAGATGCACGACATCGGCGAGTAGCGCAGCTTGGTAGCGCAACTGGTTTGGGACCAGTGGGTCGGAGGTTCGAATCCTCTCTCGCCGACCACATTTAAGAAACCTGCTTTCATAAGCAGGTTTTTTTTCGTCTAAAGTTTATGAGGATGAGAACCTCCGAAGGAGGTTTGAGCCGAGCGCAGCGAGACCACGTTGCTTTAGCAACGGCCCGCAGGGCAAGCATCGCAGATGCGCGTAATCCTCTCTCGCCGACCAATTCGAAGAAACCTGCTTTTTAAAGCAGGTTTTTTTTCGTCTGGAGTTTATCAATTCCCTCTTTCCAACTCTTGTCTCCCTTCAGCAACATCCATACCTATGCTTGTCGCTATCCGGTGACACTTAATTCATTGAAATTTATGGTCTTATAGAGCACTTGAGAAGGGTGTCGTTTGCCAGCAACACTTATTTCATTTAAGTCGGGGATTGGCTTAGGGGGAGGTTCAGCGCGCAAAGGCGTGAGAAAATTTATCTCTTATAAATTCATCTAAAATCAAAATGATAAATATTTATTGAGTCAATTGGAGATGATTTTTAGAATTGTGGCACGCAATCTGCAATAATTACTGCGTAGATGCTCATTCCACCTCCTATGTTTGCCTTAGGGCTTCATAAAACTGGGAATGACGCAGAGCCACTTTATAGTGCCTATTGTCTATCTGACCGATAAGCGCCTCTCATCAGGCATTTATCAACCAGCAGGCAAATCGTTGAGTGAGGCACTCCCCTGTTGTCTTAGACCTGATTGTTTTATGCACTTGCCTATCGGCAAGTGTTTTTTTTTGCCTAAATACCCGTCATCCTTGAAGCCGCAGAGGCGTTGGCTGCACTCCCTTACCCGAATCACTGGTAACTCGTATCTTATTGACAGAAATAAAAAAGGCCCCCGAAGGAGCCTTTCTGCAATAAGTATTTCTAGCCGCTCGAAGCTTACTGCTCTTGCGAGTTGTTCAGTGTCAGCATCAAGCCTTTGTGGCGCATTTCTGCGGCCTCTGCCGGTTTGTGGAGCTTATCCAGCGCGTCGGCCAGCCATGCGTAGTCGTAGGCGTCCGGGCGCTGTTTGAGTGCTTCACGGAAGGAGTCCGCCGCCTGCGCCCACTCGCCGTGTTTCATCAACAGCTGCCCCAGCGTGCTGCTCAGCAGCGCGGTTGAGCCATTTTGCTTGATGATTTGACGCAGCGCCTTCTCCAGCTGTTCAGGATTACCTGAACGCAGTTTTGGCATCATGGCGACCAGACGTTCATCATATTGGCGCTTTATGCCGTCCAGAATCACTTCCTGCGCTAAGTCCTGATCGTTGCATTCAATCAGATGCGCCGCCATGGCGACCTGCAAGGCCACTTCATGGCGAGTTTTGCGGCTCTGGTCTTTCCACCAACGTTTCAGTCCGTCGCTGCCTTCCTCGGCCATGATTTGATTCATCAAGCCGATATAGGCTTGTTCTTGCAGCACGCGCAGCTCTTCATCGTCATGCACGCCCGTTTTTGCCATAGACGGCAAAATCTCCAGCAATGAGGCATAAGCCCCGGTGCGCAGATAGGCCTGCTCGGCCAGACGCAGGATTTCCGGATGGCGCGGAGACTGACCAATCAGACGATCCACGCCGTGGCGCGCCGCGTGGATCTCTCCCTGCGCCAGCTGAATACGCACGCGGGTGATATCCACCGGCATCTGGTCGATATCGGCGAGTTCGGCGGCGCGTTCCAGATACTGATTGGTGCGAATGTCATCACCGCGCTGCTGCGCCGCTTCCGCCGCCAGAAGGTAGTTCACTACCGGCTGATCGGCGTGGTCAGCATTGCGCGCCAACAGTTTTTCCATCTGACGATGGTCGCCTTCCGCCAGTTTTAACATGGCAGCCTGCGTCTGTTTACGCGCCTTAGTGCTTTTACGCCCGGCGAACCAGCCGCGAGTGCGTGCGCCGGTGCGGAACACGCGGCGCAGGATCCATTCAATGAAGAACAGAACCAGCATCAGCACCACGAACATGATAACCAAGCCGGTAACGCTGGTTTCAACGTTGTAGTTGTCGGTTTGGATCAACACATAACCCTGATGCCCAGCGAGCATCGGGCCGACCACAATCCCGGCGATGATAATCAGGAATAACACTAAGACCTTTAGCATGCGTTATTCCCCCTGAGTAGAGGCTGCGGGCTGCTGAAGCAGATTACGCACCCGGGTTTGCATCAGTTTTTCCAGCATCGGCTGGCTTTTCAGCTGGTCCGGGACGTCCATCGAAATAGACTGCTGGCTCAGGTTGTCCACATCTTCAAGGAAAGCTTTGGTTGCCGGGTCGCTGGTATCAAAGTAGGCGCGAACCCAGGTGGAAACGGATTCAAGCGACTGTTTGTAGATCTCATCCTGATGGCGCGGCACGGCCTGGGCGGCAATCAGCAGCTTGGAGCGGATATTCTCGCGCAGATAGACATCTTGATTCGGTGCCAGCAGAGGCTCTGCGCTGCTATCGCGGCGGCGAATGGTGATGAAATCTGACATAAAGTTATGCCAGCTCTTGGTGAGGTTCTGACGCCATTCGCTGAGGGAGCTGGACAGGCTGGTGCCGTCGTCATCCATCGGCGCTTCATCGCTGTCGTTGTCGGCCAGACGCAGGTTATCTACCTGATTCGTCAGCTGATTAGTCTTTAGAATGATGCCGTCGAAGTCGACCTGTGTGACCGCCGACAGGCTCGACACATCCTCATTCAGCGCGCGACGCACCTCAATCAGGCTTGGGTCATTCATGTCGGCCAGACTGGCGTCGGCGCTTTTCAGCAGCGCGGCGGCGGTGGTGACGTCTTGGTCGCTCCACAGCTTACGGCCGGCCAGCTTCACCAGGAAGTCGGCCTGAGCCAGCAGCCAGGTTTTGGCATCGCTGCCGGAAATGCTGGCGACTTTATCCTGCAACTCGTTCAACTGGCGGCTGAAAGAGGCTTGCTGACGCTCGCTGGTCTGCTGCGATTTGTCCTGTTGACTGAGCAGGTCGGCAATTTGCTGCTTGTCCTGCTGCTGGGTTTTCTGCAAGGCAATAAGTTGGTCTTGTAACTCATCAACTGCCGCCGTTTGCTTCAGTCCCTGAGTGTGTCCGTGATAGTAAAGACCCGCCCCTAAGGCAATCACCAATACGATGGCGATAGCACCCAGAACTGGCGCAGTGCGTTGTTTTTTACGCAAAGCATTCAGTTGCTCATTTTGCTGATCTAACTGAATATCTTGTGGTTTTTCACGGCGATCAACATCTGGCTGTTGGGGGCTCTCAGCCGCAGGGGTGATCATGTCATCCTGTGCGGAAGGATTTTTTTGTTCCGTCATCTTGGCACATCCCTTAGTCAGGTTATTTTAAT
This window harbors:
- the hemY gene encoding protoheme IX biogenesis protein HemY translates to MLKVLVLFLIIIAGIVVGPMLAGHQGYVLIQTDNYNVETSVTGLVIMFVVLMLVLFFIEWILRRVFRTGARTRGWFAGRKSTKARKQTQAAMLKLAEGDHRQMEKLLARNADHADQPVVNYLLAAEAAQQRGDDIRTNQYLERAAELADIDQMPVDITRVRIQLAQGEIHAARHGVDRLIGQSPRHPEILRLAEQAYLRTGAYASLLEILPSMAKTGVHDDEELRVLQEQAYIGLMNQIMAEEGSDGLKRWWKDQSRKTRHEVALQVAMAAHLIECNDQDLAQEVILDGIKRQYDERLVAMMPKLRSGNPEQLEKALRQIIKQNGSTALLSSTLGQLLMKHGEWAQAADSFREALKQRPDAYDYAWLADALDKLHKPAEAAEMRHKGLMLTLNNSQEQ
- the hemX gene encoding uroporphyrinogen-III C-methyltransferase, with protein sequence MTEQKNPSAQDDMITPAAESPQQPDVDRREKPQDIQLDQQNEQLNALRKKQRTAPVLGAIAIVLVIALGAGLYYHGHTQGLKQTAAVDELQDQLIALQKTQQQDKQQIADLLSQQDKSQQTSERQQASFSRQLNELQDKVASISGSDAKTWLLAQADFLVKLAGRKLWSDQDVTTAAALLKSADASLADMNDPSLIEVRRALNEDVSSLSAVTQVDFDGIILKTNQLTNQVDNLRLADNDSDEAPMDDDGTSLSSSLSEWRQNLTKSWHNFMSDFITIRRRDSSAEPLLAPNQDVYLRENIRSKLLIAAQAVPRHQDEIYKQSLESVSTWVRAYFDTSDPATKAFLEDVDNLSQQSISMDVPDQLKSQPMLEKLMQTRVRNLLQQPAASTQGE